A window from Diachasmimorpha longicaudata isolate KC_UGA_2023 chromosome 5, iyDiaLong2, whole genome shotgun sequence encodes these proteins:
- the Pps gene encoding uncharacterized protein Pps isoform X1 encodes MSSSYIVEPRENDAKKDDTLIIVVNDDGTISVDQETLQNLINMPLNVAVNQSNANVSVVRVGQTETDAPNGDLTFTVDPPTFAPPDSNVHPAPTTTTPDIVDPFMEMDPEQLERLETALQSEQAKQILGENVTAMLDMLTVEEEQNSIRYSIELDHCYTSRTCPADPVPLDPLPVAHSPEVEKSELSPSVSAPTHLPEVLEDKLSPKSSLKKPVGRPRKAPSGIQSPPAVPDSPKPATKLQEDEDSSQLSTSESSESEPSDDDLDFGPRGPRRGGVRARGGRKGLTTRGGTMASRRPGRPTKLDTDQVRRLNLEMAAAVDEMKTPVKLEFDQMVRPKKQIKTMGGKRKEELPIPVPVPVPAVAVEPPPSPEKPLQTTNQVKANLISANMIKGDMILTKPGQSRNNQKVYFVQKKIMVKANEIKNLGIKKTPVVITKSPIKLNNQIQTKLGTSEDGKLITVMGKTIAVAAPVLDPPVEPPSQVAPEVLKVVPITPVKVKPLEVKKEKKEKVEPPKIPETKTPDTSKKHVKKEPKKSPGVFVEALGPALFSTPDIIRRVGSVGESKAPEHPEHAEVTDGGGEPAAEPEDTQMMTAKVDLVNLETDIKPREELPVEPHEDVTGRVEAAARELLGDGDDHKEKHVADDLNAVLDPVGIEGNEHLLATLEMEASKHEEELLAEALLLQEQLDVDLSDPTALDVTPSLASPLLASPPFEPPLLSSLSPTKALEAPVSQQSPLSSPTDQKKKDAKEPIQIVRGGRVITLPPIEAPATRSKRLQSKTESFPKLQGLPKREEKIPKPSILSHPKKAEEMDSEIDDDDEEEDNSDSEDDPNRLWCICKRPHNNRFMICCDVCEDWFHGKCVHVSTAMGQQMEEQGIEWVCPNCSKKKGDEPSRSQKIGKIPKPEVLSPKTPIETPEKLVKPEVVRAPPVAGGVTQCVVCKKEARNSSIYCSDVCILAHAQEALTKDKIQLTTKTPKDGVKESRVIVFERKTGKLLTGTDAPTRSNLQNWLKEHPTFEAVRPNSLNTIQIGGKTMTAIQTSGKLKSAPGTPAKMVYAKVAGSKQTILAPSKKITLVSAHTPQLKLQKPVPAKSPQVLKQMTIKTVPHSSKSPVVIKPQVATKKIELKPSPSSQKILPKPLGSKKSEPEPIRLNIRKSLTEALTSRIKETEDLKLSDDEITELALNIEVEMYKYFKDTGTKYKAKYRSLSFNIKDTKNLTLFRKIADRSLTPDAVVRLSPEEMASQELAEWREKETKHQLEMIKKNELDLMAQAKSIVVKTHKGEQIIENEGGLEAVDPKTPVQDIVTVLNSADNTCSDILEEKEETTSSSIEDSRMKVSKHDDKKKKKDRERDKDGHKSRDKEHKDSKRERSSSRSRRHRSRDRSRDRRKSKEGKREKEKDRERDKDRERSKEKDKSKDKDKDRSRRSSKGSSRSKSSHREKEKKRSEDEDKKKMDEKKKESTVPPLEKPIEDRLWRHVEEDTTTNTLDGNDSDVSDREPSSTVNIKTPDINEDLEKEKEVVISIEQPLSVSPSKEVVNGPSQTVWRGFVNMPDVAKFFITAQEISGHAKDLMDDLPDSIDVVGRIGPETVWEYMSKMKKNGSKEILVIRLTAANDEEKIPYITLYSYLNSRSRLGVIGAISNNIKDFYIMPFSSNSQVPPILRPLIGPGFEENRPHLLLGIIIRNKRKRPSVAPIAQHPLKLLKKESDRSYTPPPVHIKEKISSSSEKSHDHGDKPMITQTTLNSLNKAQLGISRNLMDSSVISKIVPELSSKLDLTSSPGKPQEDPDDGDEPYSPGEIDDEPDDSLMKLSTSSLLPAKNSNEIQRKVEELNRRIEEQKQQILMSSSFLEESPLPGLGMDPPEDEAYSPTDARSFTPPPQSLPKFPQPILDKVQDITIPANLQEILANVKRQESSKIDPYLPSKPGASFLTPINAPVKIERTYTPTAVSKETKSTLRSLSDLDLIKKAEEELAAVAAASGSVESPLPHTPVDADGSFGIKDALDVSYPGGLTAATTRVSDQPKPPGVEDEEVSMFSASSATAETRIESSPKFVPKSGVVISVKRKLNDDGSAISPPKAPRTKSRWGQGPAD; translated from the exons ATGTCAAGTTCTTACATCGTGGAACCTCGTGAGAACGATGCAAAGAAGGATGACACTCTGATTATTGTGGTTAATGACGACGGAACGATTTCTGTGGACCAGGAGACACTGCAGAATTTAATAA acaTGCCACTTAATGTTGCAGTGAATCAATCGAATGCCAACGTGAGTGTCGTCAGAGTTGGTCAGACAGAGACTGATGCCCCGAATGGGGATTTAACATTCACAGTTGATCCACCAACGTTTGCTCCTCCAGATAGCAATGTGCATCCAGCACCCACCACTACAACCCCTGATATTGTTGATCCATTTATGGAGATGGATCCTGAGCAGTTGGAGAGGTTAGAGACTGCACTCCAGAGTGAACAGGCTAAACAAATCCTCGGGGAGAACGTGACAGCCATGTTAG ACATGCTGACAGTCGAAGAGGAGCAGAATTCGATTCGCTACAGCATTGAGCTGGACCACTGTTACACCAGTCGTACTTGCCCCGCCGACCCAGTGCCCCTGGACCCGCTGCCGGTGGCGCACTCCCCAGAAGTGGAAAAATCCGAGCTCTCTCCAAGTGTAAGTGCCCCCACGCATCTTCCAGAGGTGCTAGAGGACAAGCTCTCCCCAAAATCCTCCCTTAAGAAGCCAGTGGGCCGTCCCCGAAAGGCGCCCTCAGGTATCCAATCTCCCCCAGCCGTTCCAGATTCACCAAAGCCCGCCACAAAACTCCAAGAGGACGAGGACTCAAGTCAACTCTCGACATCAGAGTCCTCAGAGTCTGAGCCCTCTGACGATGATCTGGACTTTGGTCCCCGTGGTCCCAGGCGAGGTGGCGTGCGAGCTCGAGGTGGTCGCAAAGGCCTGACGACCCGAGGTGGAACAATGGCGTCGAGACGACCAGGTCGGCCCACGAAACTAGACACAGACCAAGTTCGGAGGCTCAACCTGGAGATGGCAGCTGCAGTGGACGAGATGAAGACGCCAGTGAAATTAGAGTTCGATCAGATGGTTCGTCCCAAAAAGCAAATAAAAACGATGGGTGGAAAAAGAAAGGAGGAACTACCAATACCAGTACCAGTACCAGTACCAGCAGTTGCTGTTGAGCCGCCTCCATCACCGGAGAAGCCCCTTCAAACGACAAATCAAGTGAAAGCAAATCTCATCAGTGCGAATATGATAAAGGGCGACATGATTCTGACAAAACCTGGACAATCTAGGAACAACCAGAAGGTCTACTTCGTCCAGAAAAAGATCATGGTGAAGGCGAATGAGATAAAGAATTTGGGGATCAAGAAAACACCTGTCGTCATCACCAAGAGCCCGATCAAGCTTAACAATCAGATTCAGACAAAATTAGGGACTTCAGaggatggaaaattaataacagTGATGGGCAAGACGATTGCAGTGGCAGCTCCAGTGTTGGATCCTCCAGTGGAGCCTCCCAGTCAGGTGGCACCTGAGGTACTCAAGGTGGTACCAATTACTCCAGTGAAGGTGAAACCTCTCGAGGTGAAGAAGGAAAAGAAGGAGAAGGTGGAGCCTCCAAAGATCCCGGAGACTAAGACTCCTGACACATCTAAGAAACACGTGAAgaaggagccgaaaaaatcacCAGGTGTCTTCGTGGAGGCACTGGGACCAGCACTGTTCTCTACTCCGGATATCATTAGGAGAGTCGGGTCTGTGGGGGAGTCGAAAGCTCCCGAGCATCCTGAACACGCGGAAGTGACTGATGGAGGCGGAGAGCCAGCGGCAGAGCCTGAGGATACCCAAATGATGACGGCAAAAGTGGATCTGGTAAATTTGGAGACTGATATCAAACCTAGAGAGGAGTTGCCTGTGGAACCACATGAAGACGTCACTGGGAGGGTTGAAGCAGCTGCCAGGGAATTATTGGGTGATGGAGACGATCACAAAGAGAAGCATGTGGCTGATGATCTGAATGCAGTGCTGGATCCTGTTGGCATTGAAGGCAATGAGCACCTGTTGGCAACTCTGGAGATGGAAGCTAGTAAGCACGAGGAAGAACTTCTAGCGGAAGCCCTTCTCCTCCAGGAACAACTGGACGTCGATCTCTCAGATCCAACAGCCCTCGATGTCACACCGTCCCTAGCCTCTCCCCTCCTGGCCTCGCCTCCCTTCGAGCCGCCCCTTCTCTCGTCGCTATCTCCAACTAAGGCCCTAGAGGCACCAGTCTCCCAGCAGTCTCCTCTATCCTCCCCAACCGATCAGAAAAAGAAAGACGCAAAAGAGCCGATTCAAATTGTCAGAGGCGGGAGAGTAATTACGCTTCCCCCCATCGAGGCTCCTGCCACCAGGAGCAAACGTCTCCAGTCAAAGACCGAGTCCTTCCCAAAGCTCCAGGGTCTACCCAAACGAGAGGAGAAAATCCCCAAGCCATCCATCCTCTCTCATCCAAAGAAAGCCGAGGAAATGGACTCCGAAATCGACGACGACGACGAAGAAGAGGACAACTCAGACTCCGAGGACGATCCAAATCGTCTTTGGTGCATCTGTAAACGTCCCCACAACAATCGATTCATGATCTGCTGTGATGTCTGTGAAGACTGGTTTCATGGCAAATGCGTTCATGTGTCTACAGCAATGGGCCAACAAATGGAGGAGCAGGGGATCGAGTGGGTCTGTCCGAACTGCTCCAAGAAGAAGGGCGATGAGCCCAGTAGATCGCAAAAGATAGGTAAAATTCCTAAGCCAGAGGTGCTGTCTCCAAAGACCCCAATTGAGACACCTGAGAAATTGGTCAAGCCAGAGGTGGTCAGGGCGCCACCCGTAGCCGGTGGTGTGACACAGTGCGTCGTCTGCAAAAAAGAAGCGAGGAACTCGAGCATCTACTGCTCAGATGTTTGTATTTTAGCGCATGCCCAAGAGGCACTGACCAAAGACAAGATCCAGTTGACTACGAAGACCCCTAAGGATGGAGTGAAGGAGTCTCGAGTGATTGTTTTTGAACGAAAAACAGGGAAATTACTGACTGGAACTGACGCACCGACGAGATCCAACCTCCAGAACTGGTTGAAAGAGCATCCGACATTTGAGGCGGTTCGTCCAAATAGTCTGAATACTATTCAGATAGGCGGCAAGACGATGACAGCGATTCAAACatctggaaaattaaaatcagcaccTGGTACACCAGCTAAGATGGTGTATGCCAAGGTGGCTGGATCCAAGCAGACAATCCTAGCTCCGAGTAAGAAAATCACTCTGGTGTCCGCCCATACGCCCCAATTGAAGCTCCAGAAACCAGTGCCGGCTAAAAGCCCCCAGGTTCTCAAGCAAATGACTATCAAAACTGTTCCCCATTCCAGCAAGTCTCCAGTTGTTATTAAACCGCAGGTGGCCACCAAGAAGATCGAACTGAAACCAAGTCCATCATCGCAGAAGATCCTCCCTAAGCCACTAGGCTCCAAGAAGTCAGAGCCTGAACCGATAAGACTGAACATTAGGAAGTCGTTGACCGAAGCCTTGACATCGCGGATCAAAGAGACAGAGGACCTCAAGCTGTCTGACGATGAGATAACAGAGCTGGCCTTGAACATCGAAGTGGAGATGTACAAGTACTTTAAAGACACTGGGACCAAGTACAAAGCCAAGTACAGAAGTCTCTCGTTCAACATAAAGGACACGAAGAATTTGACTCTTTTCAGGAAGATTGCTGACAGATCGTTAACACCAGATGCCGTTGTCAGGCTGAGTCCTGAGGAGATGGCGAGTCAGGAGTTGGCTGAGtggagagagaaggagacaaaGCACCAATTGGAGATGATAAAAAAGAACGAGCTTGATCTCATGGCGCAGGCTAAATCAATTGTCGTTAAAACACACAAAGGGGAGCAGATAATTGAGAATGAGGGTGGTCTCGAGGCTGTGGATCCCAAGACACCTGTTCAGGACATTGTCACGGTTCTAAACAGCGCTGATAACACATGTTCAGACATTCTTGAGGAGAAAGAGGAGACGACGTCTTCCTCGATCGAAGACTCCAGGATGAAAGTATCCAAGCACGACGACAAGAAGAAAAAGAAggacagggagagagacaaggaTGGACACAAGTCAAGGGACAAAGAGCACAAGGATTCGAAAAGGGAAAGGAGCTCGAGCAGGAGTAGGAGGCATCGTTCTAGAGATCGAAGCAGGGACAGGAGAAAAAGTAAAGAGGGcaagagagagaaggagaaggATCGAGAGAGAGATAAGGACCGGGAGAGGTCGAAGGAGAAGGATAAATCGAAGGACAAGGATAAGGACAGGTCGAGGAGAAGTAGCAAAGGCAGCAGTAGATCGAAGAGCAGTCacagggagaaagagaagaagCGAAGTGAGGATGAGGATAAAAAGAAGATGGATGAGAAGAAGAAAGAGTCCACTGTACCCCCACTGGAGAAACCCATTGAAGACCGACTCTGGAGGCATGTCGAGGAGGACACAACGACCAATACTCTCGATGGTAATGATTCTGATGTTTCTGACAGGGAACCCAGTTCCACAGTTAACATCAAGACTCCTGATATCAACGAGGATctggagaaagagaaagaagtGGTAATAAGTATTGAACAacctctatcagtctctccaTCCAAGGAAGTGGTGAATGGGCCATCACAGACGGTTTGGCGAGGCTTTGTAAATATGCCGGACGTTGCTAAATTCTTCATAACAGCTCAGGAAATTAGTGGGCATGCCAAAGACCTCATGGACGATCTGCCAGACTCCATTGACGTTGTGGGAAGAATCGGTCCTGAGACTGTTTGGGAGTACATGTccaagatgaagaaaaatggaTCCAAGGAGATCCTAGTTATTCGACTAACAGCTGCCAACGACGAGGAGAAGATTCCCTACATTACTCTGTACAGTTATCTGAACAGCAGAAGTCGACTTGGAGTAATTGGAGCGATCTCGAACAATATCAAGGACTTTTACATAATGCCCTTCTCGAGTAACAGTCAGGTACCCCCAATCTTGAGGCCTCTCATTGGCCCAGGCTTCGAAGAAAACAGACCGCATTTATTACTCGGTATTATCATCAGGAACAAGAGAAAACGTCCCTCGGTGGCGCCTATTGCTCAGCATCCCCTGAAGCTCCTGAAAAAGGAATCTGACAGGAGCTACACCCCTCCGCCAGTACATATCAAGGAAAAGATCTCGTCCTCCTCAGAGAAGTCTCATGATCACGGTGATAAACCTATGATAACCCAGACGACATTGAATTCCTTGAATAAAGCTCAACTGGGTATATCGAGGAATCTGATGGATTCATCAgtgatttcaaaaattgttcCGGAATTATCCTCGAAACTGGATCTGACGTCGTCACCAGGAAAACCCCAGGAAGATCCCGATGACGGTGACGAGCCCTACAGCCCTGGGGAAATTGACGACGAGCCTGATGACAGTTTAATGAAACTGTCAACAAGCAGCTTACTGCCAGCAAAGAACTCCAACGAAATCCAGAGAAAAGTTGAGGAATTAAATCGTAGGATAGAAGAGCAGAAGCAGCAGATCCTAATGTCATCATCATTCCTGGAGGAGTCACCATTACCTGGCTTGGGTATGGATCCACCAGAGGACGAGGCTTACAGTCCAACAGATGCCAGATCATTCACTCCTCCACCTCAATCGCTTCCAAAATTTCCACAGCCAATTCTCGACAAAGTCCAGGACATAACAATACCAGCGAATCTCCAGGAGATTCTGGCCAACGTGAAGAGGCAGGAGAGCAGTAAAATCGATCCTTATCTTCCTTCAAAGCCTGGGGCATCGTTCTTGACGCCCATCAATGCACCTGTGAAAATCGAGCGGACTTACACACCGACAGCTGTTTCCAAGGAGACCAAGAGCACTCTTAGATCTCTGAGTGATCTGGACCTCATCAAGAAGGCGGAGGAGGAGTTGGCAGCGGTGGCAGCTGCGTCTGGATCTGTAGAGTCTCCTTTGCCACACACACCTGTTGACGCTGACGGTAGTTTTGGAATCAAGGATGCTCTTGATGTCAGCTATCCTGGGGGCCTTACCGCGGCAACAACTCGAGTCTCTGATCAACCGAAACCACCGGGCGTCGAGGACGAGGAGGTTTCCATGTTCTCAGCTTCATCTGCTACTGCGGAAACGAGGATCGAGTCGAGTCCAAAGTTTGTACCCAAGAGTGGAGTTGTTATCAGCGTTAAGAGGAAATTAAATGACGATGGGAGTGCAATCTCACCCCCTAAAGCGCCGAGGACAAAGTCTAGGTGGGGTCAAGGACCCGCCGACTGA